ACGACTATATCTTCCGCAACACCTTTCGCGACATCGCCTATATACTGGAGACGATGAGCGACGCCGGAACCCGGTTCGAGCATGAATGCTATGACGTCGGGCACCTTTACAATCTTGCCCATTTTCTCGATCGTGGTCTGATCAGGCCAGGCTTTTTCGTGCAAATGATATTCGGCATCTTGGGCGGCATCGGGCCCGATCTCGAAAATCTCATGTTCATGAAGCAGTCGGCGGATCGGCTGTTCGGTCGTGACACCTTCCAATGGTCGGTTCTGGCGGCGGGCCGGCACCAGATGCCTTTCCTGACCCAGGCTGCGTTGATGGGCGGCCACGTGCGAGTGGGCCTGGAAGACAGTCTGTTCATCGAGCGCGGCAAGCTCGCGGTCTCCAATGCCGAGCAGGTCCGCAAGATCGCGCGTATCCTGCGCGAAATGGGACATGAGCCGGCCAGCCCCGCCGAAGCGCGGGAGATCCTGGCGCTGAAGGGCGGCGACCGCGTCGCCTATTGAGCGATTGAGCGCGCGACGAACACGGCGGAAAAACCTCTTTCGCGACCGGCGCTTTCCTCTGGATTCCGAGAAGACCGTATGACGCTTGTACGAATGGGCAAGGGGCGTAACCCCCTTCACGGCTGGCAGTTCGATCCCGCAGAGGCCCGCTTTGTCGGTCACGATCTCCAACGCCCCGAATGCATCTTAGCCGAACGCGATGGCACATTATGGGCAGCGGATGCCCGCGGGGGGGTGATGAAGATCGCGCCCGGCCATGGCCAGAAACTGGTCCTCCAGTCGGTCGACGGACATTTCGATCTGCAGGCCGACGCCGCGGCAAGCCTGCTGGGCGGCACCCTGCCCAACGGCCTCGCCTTCGCGCCCAATGGCGACATAGTGATCGCCAATTTCGGTACCGATCGGCTTGAACGCATGACCCGCGACGGCAAGACGCGGGTACTGTGCGACAGCATCGACGGCCAACCGATGGGCAAGGTCAATTTCGTCCTGTGCGACAGCCGCGGCCGCATCTGGCTGACCGCTTCCACCCGAACCAACCCCTGGAACGATGCGCTTCGTCCCGATCTAGCGGATGGCTACATCGCGCTGATGGACGAGCGCGGCATCAGGATCGTCGCCGATGGTTTCGCCTTCACGAACGAAATCCGGTTCGACGAGCATGAGCAATGGCTTTACGTGGCGGAGACCGCGCGTCGCCGCGTAACCCGGCTGCGGGTCGGGCCGGATGGATCCTTGTCCGAGCGGGAAACCTATGGGCCCGACAGGCTCGGGTCCGGCTTTATCGATGGCATCGCGTTCGATGCCTACGGAAATCTCTGGGCGACCATGATCTTTGCCGATCGGTTGATCGCAATCACGCCGCAGGGGGATGTGCTCACGCTGCTGGAAGATGGCAATCCCGAGGGGCTCGCCAGGATGGAGGCCGCGGTCGCCAGCGGCGATGCGCCACCCTTCGATGTACTGATGAAGACCGGCGGCAAGCTATGTCCATGGCTGGCATCGGTGACATTCGGCGGACCCAATTTGGATAAGGTCTATCTGGGCGGCCTGCGCGCGACCACCATTCCCGTCTTCACCAGCCCGGTCGCCGGCCTACCCATGGCCCATTGGAACGCATGATGGCGGGAACAACGCAATTGTCGCCGGAATGGCTCTCGGACAAGCGGATTGTCGTCACCGGGGCAGCGAGCGGCATCGGCTTGGGTGCGGCGCAGTTGTTCCAGAGGCTGGGTGCGGACCTTGTCGTCGCCGATCGCGATCTTGCCGGGTTGATCAAGGCTTGGCCTGATTTGCCACCAGCTCGCTGCCAGCCCGTCGACGTGGTGGACGAGATGTCCTGTGAGGCGCTGATGGCCGGCGCAAACAGGCTGCTTGGCGGTATCGATGGCGTGTTCAACAGCGCCGGCGTCAGCGATGTCGTCGCACCGGCGCTGGAAGTCGCCATAGCTGACTGGCAGCGCGTAACCGATATCAACCTGCGCGGCACTTTCCTTGTCTGCCGGGCGGCCGGCAGGATCATGCTGGCGCAAGGTTCTGGATCGATCGTCACCATATCCTCGGTCAACGGAGTGACCGGCATACCCAGGCGTCATGCCTATGGGCCCGCCAAGGCCGCGATCGCGCAGTTGACGCGAACGCTGGCCTGCGAATGGGCCGGTGCGGGCGTGCGCGTCAATTCGCTCGCCCCAACCTATATCCGCACGCCGATGATCGATCGGCTGAGCGCCGAGGGCAAGGTCGATATCGGCCGGCTTGAGAGGCGAACGCCGATGGGGCGGCTCGGCGAGGTAGAGGAAGTGGGCGCAGCAGCTGCCTTTCTGCTGTCGGACTGGAGCCGTTTTCTGACGGGCGTGCTGTTGCCGGTCGATGGCGGCTGGCTAGCCTATGGCGGACCTGGCGATGTCGAGTCCGCCTAGGTCCGCTGACATGATGTAATTTCGGGTTCGGGACCGGGGTGGCGGTTATAGCATCGAGGTGATCCGAAATTTCCGCAGCTTACGCGGCTTGGACGAATGGCGGTGTCCGGCGTGAATGCGCTTTGCACGGATTGTTTGGCAGCAGTCGACTGGCCCCGACGCTAGATAAAAGTATGATCCGATTTGCGGCGGCGAACCAGCAGAGCGCGGTGTCTTGACACAAGGGCGCAATTCGATGGCGATCAACTAGCTCGACACCAAGCAGATCAATTTTCTCGATCTATCACGGGAACGCCGGCACGTGTGTTGATCCGTGTGTTGGCATCCGAATATGCAAATATGCAAAGAAGCTGGTACGGTATAAGATATTGAATATTGATATAAATGGTGCCGGCTGCAG
The sequence above is drawn from the Rhizorhabdus dicambivorans genome and encodes:
- a CDS encoding BKACE family enzyme, encoding MAKVVISCAVTGSAHTPTMSAALPITPEEIASQAIEAAEAGAAILHLHARVPEDGRPTGDPDVYQRFLPTIKQATDAVVNITTGGAATMSVQERLAAAAKFQPEMCSLNMGSLNFAFFPAAKRISEWKFPWEKDYVVNSDDYIFRNTFRDIAYILETMSDAGTRFEHECYDVGHLYNLAHFLDRGLIRPGFFVQMIFGILGGIGPDLENLMFMKQSADRLFGRDTFQWSVLAAGRHQMPFLTQAALMGGHVRVGLEDSLFIERGKLAVSNAEQVRKIARILREMGHEPASPAEAREILALKGGDRVAY
- a CDS encoding SMP-30/gluconolactonase/LRE family protein — protein: MKIAPGHGQKLVLQSVDGHFDLQADAAASLLGGTLPNGLAFAPNGDIVIANFGTDRLERMTRDGKTRVLCDSIDGQPMGKVNFVLCDSRGRIWLTASTRTNPWNDALRPDLADGYIALMDERGIRIVADGFAFTNEIRFDEHEQWLYVAETARRRVTRLRVGPDGSLSERETYGPDRLGSGFIDGIAFDAYGNLWATMIFADRLIAITPQGDVLTLLEDGNPEGLARMEAAVASGDAPPFDVLMKTGGKLCPWLASVTFGGPNLDKVYLGGLRATTIPVFTSPVAGLPMAHWNA
- a CDS encoding SDR family NAD(P)-dependent oxidoreductase, with protein sequence MAGTTQLSPEWLSDKRIVVTGAASGIGLGAAQLFQRLGADLVVADRDLAGLIKAWPDLPPARCQPVDVVDEMSCEALMAGANRLLGGIDGVFNSAGVSDVVAPALEVAIADWQRVTDINLRGTFLVCRAAGRIMLAQGSGSIVTISSVNGVTGIPRRHAYGPAKAAIAQLTRTLACEWAGAGVRVNSLAPTYIRTPMIDRLSAEGKVDIGRLERRTPMGRLGEVEEVGAAAAFLLSDWSRFLTGVLLPVDGGWLAYGGPGDVESA